Genomic segment of Dromaius novaehollandiae isolate bDroNov1 unplaced genomic scaffold, bDroNov1.hap1 HAP1_SCAFFOLD_37, whole genome shotgun sequence:
ctgtgaggccacagggccacggggtgactctgcactggccatgctggtcagagtgggaagcagacccaaccaaatggggatcacagcctctaatccctccaggggactgcagatgtggcaggtgcttggagggactatggagcatttccagggatgctagttgtgtccaggtgttcCTCTAGATCCTGGCACATGGTATTTCATAGAGGGTGACATGAATCCCTGCAGTCTCCCTTCCCCGTGCAAGCTGGGTCCTCACTgactctcctgggattgcagagtcctcctttgctcccagatacctgggtttagcCCTTTACCTTTAGATGACCTCTCCTTTTGTGAGGCAacactcactgcccacccaaaGAATCCGCTGTCCCAGGATATTCCCTGTGCCAtcctggcacctccagcttcccctccagaaggacaggcatctgacactgtgctttaacatgtggcacagctctgggtatgtaaatctgtgaccattcatcccctccactgtcactgggcactgatgggggagtcctaaatccagtcCTTcttctctaagagatcattacatgactatgagctttttgctcctgaacccatggagaacccctaCTCAGCAGGGCCTTCTGGGGcatgatttccttgggcctattcttgacagcagctttggaggaagcccagccttcaggcacggCACTGGGtagaacctactttattacagagatactgtgagggagtcagctctgacccagttaTTATTAATTAGACAGAATTTTATGTAGataccaggtgagacagagcagtctcagtaaaggtagaatgaatccaagcatttgcacagcaacatgataacaaataaTGATACTACTAATGatagtaataatattaataatgaaaataaagtgaaCAGCACACCGTCCTGGTGTGGGAGACAGTGGGATTcatttgtggagagaaatggcaattttaccatggctgaaaaatgtccatgaaatcactttcctcagggcatccttgagctccttgttcctcatgctgtagatgagggggttcactgctggaggcaccacggagtacagaacagacaccaccagatccagagatgggcaggagagggaggggggcttcaggtaggcaaacatgccagtgctgacaaacatggagaccacggccaggtgcgggaggcacatggaaaaggctttgtgccggccctgctcagaggggatcctcagcacagcagtgaagatctgcacgtaggacagcacaatgaaaatgaaacacacaaaggcTAAACAGCCACCAATcacaagaagcccaacttccctgaggtaggagtctgagcaggagagcttgaggatctgggggatttcacagaagaactggtccactgtgctgccttggcagagtggtattgaaaatgtgttcccagtgtgtagcacagcagtgagaaaaccactggcccaggcagctgctgccgttttaacacaagctctgctgcccatgatagtcccgtagtgcaggggtctgcagatggcaacaaagcggtcataggccataacagtgagaagagaaaactctcctccaaacaagaagataaacaggaagagctgggcagcacatcccgagtaggaaatggccctggtgtcccacagggaattggccatggatttggggacagtggtggagatagagccaaggtcgaggagggagaggttgaggaggaagaagtacatgggggtgtggaggtggtggtcgcaggctatggctgtgatgatgaggccgttgcccaggagggcagccaggtagatgcccaggaacagcacaaagtgcaagagctgcagctcccgcatgTCAGTGAacggcaggaggaggaactcattgaaggagctgccattggacattttgctctctccaggcatgggggaatgtccaaagaagaaaagacattgagaagttaggagagactttttaagcaaaaaaaaaaaaaaaaaaagagataagctcagatgttgcagttctcatacaaccccccacattgcctctctctttactgagaggatctttgtgcagctcccttgtttgagctccactttgcactggctgagtgtgctgctgggaggagcaggggcctctgcccgtgggctccagaggagtccgtcctgctgtacagcagcgGGAACGGGGGAATGGGGGTGATTAGCTCTGACGTTCACAACttctgtcaggtgaaatccaCCTGTCAtgtggaagagcttttcagcacTTTCACTCTGTATTATAGAGAATGAGtgttgagaaacagagttttagggatttttaaatggtgtttattttctactagatgtccttgtcacccctggggattGTTCCTTGaagaagaaatccttggcatttctactgtgagccctgagaaaaacagattcgCTGTCCCTATTCATCTCACAGAGtgaaggtttaggagtcccagttcctctcCAAACCAGGAAACTCgttctctttttgtctctgccaaaattagggagaaaactgaaagcacagacacctAAAGGAaggctccttctctttcaagtagcccccctcttgatattcctcttgaaaagacttCTCAGatatctcctgtgcatgagctagagctgtgagcagccctgacccatgcagcaccctcttggtGGGAGAACGAACCTGCCCTGCTGGtggtcgctcctctcacccagagcttctccccgcagtgccatggggagctccctgggcaggctgagtgctgaccctcacaggcggcagaatcactgctctgaacttctctgaattacagccctgcacagacctgagggcacacccaggcttcacccccatgcagctgcccctggcagaagggagcagcatgccctgtccctgtgatggtgtggcagggaatccctgctctaatgCACCTCCTcctatgcactagaagaacagggagagcaattcttaaaaagcctatcagtcatgggatgggatgggttcagaagTCCCCCCTCCCGGAACCTTggtagcactgccctgcagccagagacttaccgtgtcaagggctgtgaagatttctctcGGAACAagctctcctctgccctcccgcttcacactgccttgcacttctgtcttctctctctctgtcttctctctctgttatgtcagcaagagcaggcagtacctacagccctgctgctcttggcagaggagctgctcctgcacacagctgtgtctgggcagtgctgccaggttgccatgagctccctccatcccaggagcctggccccactcaggagcagaggcccagctgaaggcctgaatgtctctgtcccttgtgctccctcctcctgggaaatgttcactgca
This window contains:
- the LOC135326194 gene encoding olfactory receptor 14A16-like, with the translated sequence MPGESKMSNGSSFNEFLLLPFTDMRELQLLHFVLFLGIYLAALLGNGLIITAIACDHHLHTPMYFFLLNLSLLDLGSISTTVPKSMANSLWDTRAISYSGCAAQLFLFIFLFGGEFSLLTVMAYDRFVAICRPLHYGTIMGSRACVKTAAAAWASGFLTAVLHTGNTFSIPLCQGSTVDQFFCEIPQILKLSCSDSYLREVGLLVIGGCLAFVCFIFIVLSYVQIFTAVLRIPSEQGRHKAFSMCLPHLAVVSMFVSTGMFAYLKPPSLSCPSLDLVVSVLYSVVPPAVNPLIYSMRNKELKDALRKVISWTFFSHGKIAISLHK